TCTAGTACAGCTTCACACAATCAACAATGTGTGCATGGAAGGAGAAatcaaaagtattattttttttttaaacgaaacCAGCAACACTTGTTAAGTGGAAAAATCAAACTATTCAGAGAAtggaatggggaaaaaaatacaaagtttCTTTTTTCAATTCCATTCTCTGAATACTTTGATGCCTCCACTTCACAAGTGTTGctggttttgttttaaataaatctattttcTGAAATGCTGAAACAACGTTCGACACCATGATACCTACCGCTGCTCTGCATGTCCAATGACACCATGAAACTGCATTTGAACACGGTCCAGATTGAAACTCATGTTGCTCAATTCCTCTGGGCAAGTTTCTAAGGCACCAGACATCCTGATCTGACAAAATCTGTAAATAGTGGCCTTGGATTTCAGCAAATATTAATCATCCATGATCAGCAGCGCATGTGGTTGTTTTGCAAGAGAATCCACAGAGTGAAGGTTTACAGACACAGCTCACAGTCCGCTTTTATGTTATCCACACTTGCATCAAACGATCAATAGGGATATTGAACAAAAGCACGCTGAATGTTATGCCAAGTAAGTCACACAGCAGTAGGGCTAGTAGTCAAGCAGAGATGAACTTTTATGTGATTTGAACTCTTGGAATGCTGTCAAGAAATAACCACGAATGATTACGTCAAATTTTATCTGCATATCACTGGAGAAACTTCATGAGGCAAGTCAGATATTGGTTTTGTTCCAAAATATAGAGCGCTTCCTACAGAGGCCGCAGCATTATAAGACTGACTAAAGATTCTTCTAGTCGACTAATAGTCACTCATTTAAGCCATTAGTCAActaattgcatgtttatattaatttaattacttaaatatgtatttgtggGGCCTTTACTGTAGGTTATCCACCTTTTTggcagccatatcaccctgtagCCCCTgtagactggttgcccactaaagctaagcagggctgagcctggtcagtatctggatgggagacctccggtgaaaactaggttgctgctggaagaggtgttagtgaggccagcagggggtgctcaccctgtggtctgtgtgggtcctaatgccccagtatagtgatggggacactataatGTCAAAAGCACTGTCCTtcagatgagacgttaaaccgaggtcttGACTCTCTGTGGTTTttaaaatcccaggatgtccttcgaataagagtaggggtgtaaccccggcgTCCTGGCTAAAATTCACCCATTGGCCTCTGTCCATCTTCATGGCCTCCTAGTCATCCTCATGGGCTTCTTCACTCCTTCTCCTCTCCACCattaagctggtgtgtggtgggcgttctggtgCAATATGGCTGCCATCACAtaatccaggtggatgctgcacattggtggtggttgaggagattcccccTTCCATGTAAAGTGCTTTGAATACCCAGAAAAGCGCTGTATAAATGTAACgaattgttaattattattcatttttcttcaatgcggaagtaagcctatggccAAGACTTCCAGTTGATTAGCCGCTATAGcggtggtctcaaactcaattcttGGTGGGCCGCAGCTCTACAgcgtttagctccaaccagctccaactcacacctgcttggaagtttctatcaatcctgaagaccttgattagctggatcaggtgtgtttgattagggttggagcataactctgcagagctgtggccctccagaaattgagtttgagaccaatgctATAGGGAAgtaacgagaagaataacaatgtgcagtaaacggtaaaactgtttgcacaaCAAACCAATGTGTTCATAAtcaagataatacattaaaataatatggtaaaacacacaaattttcaatatcaagcagcaaaacgaactgttttgtacagcttaAAATAACTGGACAcagatgagaccggaagctagacccatagaattaACAAATGGCCAGGAAAAAAAGGTGGATAGCCTATTCCACACTCAAgtgcacacacaaagtttgtcACAAAGCACCTCCAGAAGTAATAACTATGAATGTGTTGCAAggatatgttttatttattaatttaaaaacaaatgttttgaaGGAAGTTGACAATGCTGACTCACCACCTCTGCACCACAGTAGatgtgcctttagagagaaatgcacctTCAATACGGATAACATAATCAGAGAGTATTTTTCCGAaagaaagtagacatttcaagttttctatactgtatatttctAACGTCTATAAGGTAAGTAACCAATGCACTGaatttctgttcatttttgtgacgTGCAACAGTTCACGGCACAAAGAGCATCCtgtctgttttctttattttacaaaatcacgttttgttgttattgtgagtgtacacaaataaaagttgaccctttacagttccgaatgatgtattaactcttatctgtatgagcaaaaatgacgtcgtattttaagttgtttctgCTGTTATCTGGAAAAAATGCCAGTATTTGCTCCGGCACCTTCATGTCCTGCAGTAAGCACGCTAATAGCTTCCACACTCTGCACAAACACTCGGACATACGTTTAAtagtgcacatttatctagaTTAATGTTAGAGTGAGCAGCCGTGTAAAGCTGCTACTGTTTATGTTTCACAATCAAATGATAAGCAATATTCTAGGTCGATGAATGACTGGCGAGTGTTTTGATTTCCTGCCCGATATAATTACCTCAAAGACCAGCCGATAACGATCTGTCCACCATGAACACAGATCTTTTTATTTCTGCGACTCATTGACTAATAAAATTTCAGTTGACTAAAGCCCAAAATATACTTCCACATTCCGTGATTGTCCGCACACTGTCCTCTTGACGCAGTTTTCATCATCAGAAGTGTCTGCAGATGTCCACAGACACTGTTTGCATGCAATCCAATTTTTGTGACCATGCGGACGGTCCACGTACAATAGTGCAGGCGTAAGGTGATTGTTGAGACAGAATGAGTTTACTAGCTGGTACTGCGCATGTGTCGAACTCATCTATCCATGCTCATCCGCGGTTGAGTATATTTTGAAAGCTGCGTGGATGCGGCTGTGCACGAGGCGAAACAGAACACGAAGCATGAAGTATAGCCAGGTCTatttgcgttgctgtctatgcagggtcagaaagctcttggatttcatcaaaaatatcttaatttgtgggTCAaatttacaggtttggaatgacacgagggaGAGTAATTAATGAGTAATTATAAGTCTTACATGggacgtttgtttgtttgtattctcTAAGTTGAGGTTCTTGTTTGTATCCTGTGAACAGCCATCCGCTTTGGGCGAATGCCACAGTCGGAGAAGCTTAGGTTGAAGGCGGAGATCCTAACGGGGGAACGAGAGGTCGAGGACCCGCAGCTGGCCGATCAGAAAACCCTGGCCAAGCAGATCTACGAGGCCTACCTGAAGAACTTCAGCATGAACAAATCCAAAGCACGGACCATCCTGACGGGCAAGACGAGCACGCCGGTAAGAGCATCCAGCCATGTGCTTCATGTATTAGAGCTTATGTGTGTCTTTTTCTGGATCTATTTTGTCTATAATTGTAGCAACATACTTGCAACAaattagcaacaccctagctaCAACCGAGAACACCTTAGTAaagccctagcaaccactcagaacaccttagcagcATTTTGAATCTGGAACATTTTGAAGTTTTCAGGCAGCACGTCAAGCCAAGATCAGtttgttttgattaattttattttgaaaatgacttttgtttttgcagttTGAGGACACAGGTTTGAATCCAGCCTActcagtgctgggtagattacttacaaactgTAGTCTTTTACTGATTCTAGATTACATGACATAAATTGTATTTAGTAATGTAAtgaattacattacacattttagataATATGatcagactacttttagattacttttgacctaacttgatcttcacattgatttaaataggataaacTTGTACtatattgataaaaatataccaagagaaagaaaacatatttggtaacactttattttaaggtgttcttgttatacgttacatgtacttattattattataataacaataaactaTGCATAATTACATCCTTCAACTGGAAGGAGGATAAAGCCTTGTGGTCAAAGCCAACAGGAAGCCACAAGGTGGAAACTTCTTAATCCTAAATCTATCATAAAGATTGGAACATGGAATGTGCGCTCAATGCATATTATAGGAAAAGCGCAGACCATCGTAAATGAAATGACGACATATGGCATCCATATACTTGGAATTGCCGAAGCCAGGTGGAAGGAAGCAGGATAAACATGGCTCTCATCAGGAGAATCAATTATATACTCCGGGCACACGGGAGATAATGCAGCTTACTCAGACCGGGTAGCAATCATGCTATCAAATGAAGCCCAGAAGACACTCTTAGGATGGGAACCAGTGAGTCCAAGTATCATTATGGCCAAATTCAAGACCTCACATAAGCGCATCGTCGTTAGCATCATCCAGTGCTATGCCCCACAAATGAAGCAGAGGAGGAGGCAAAAGAAGATTTCTACCAAAAACTAGAGGAAACCAGGAGAAAATGTAAAGAGAAGGACCTCAACATTTTAATGGGGGATATGAATGCAAAAGTTGGCAACAATAACACCGGCTTTGAacaagtgatgggaaagcatgGCCTTGGAGATGAATGAATGGAATAGAGGAAAGGAAGAAACTAAAGGATGTATTAAACAATTGCAAAACAAGAGCAGCTAAGAAAATCGCTGGGGAAACATATAGCAGAGCAGACAGGGAGGTAAAAAGGAGTGCTAGGAGAGATAAGAGAAACTTTGTAGCCAAGCTTACAGCGGAAGCGGAGGAAGCTGCAAGGCAGAACAACATCAAAGCTCTCTACGACAACATCCGACTCCTGACCAAAAAATACCAGAGAGGGAATCACCCAGTTAAGGGAGGAAGGACATTGAATACATAAGAACAACAAATGAAGAGGTGGGTCGAGCACTTATCGCACCTACTGAACCAACCATCCCCGGCAGTAAGAGCAAACATACAACCTGCAGAAGTCCCCCTGTCAGTTGACTGCAGACAGCCAACCAAAGCAGAGATTAAAAAAGCCATCTCTCCAAGAACAGCAAGGCACCAGGTCCAGATAATATACCGACAGAAGCTCTTAAAGCAGATGTAGAAACATCCTTGCAAATACTATATGACCTGTTTGGTAGGATCTGGAAGGAAGAAGACCTGCCTGGGGAATGGAAGGCAGGCCATCTGGTAAAAATATCCAAGAAAGGCAACCTAAGCCTCTGCGACAACTACAGGGGTATAATGCTTCTATCCGTACTAGGCAAACTCCTAAACCGGATAATCTTGCAACGCCTCAAGGCAGCAGTGGACGTAGAACTTAGAGACAACCAAGCGGGATTCAGGCAAAATAGATCATGTGCCGACCAAATAGCAACCCTGCGAATCATTCTTGAGCAGTCACAAGAGTTTAAGTCACCACTTTATACAGTATTTCTGGACTTCGAGAAAGCATTCGATAGTCTGGATAGGGAAGTGCTCTGGCAACTGATGAGACACTACGGCATACCAGAGAAGTTCACCACCATCATCAAGAACACCTATTCGGGAATGCAATGTAGAATCATACATGAAGAGGCTTTTCACATCACAACAGGAGTAAGGCAAGGCTGCTTACTTTCCCCATTATTATTCCTCCTAGCATTCGACTGGATCATGCGGAAAGCCACGGACAACAGGCGCAATGGGATCCAGTGGACCCTGTTCATACAACTGGATGACCTAGACTTCGCAGATGATATCGCATTACTTTCCCAAAATCACCAACAAATGCAAGAGAAATTGAGAGAGGTAGAACAGAAGGCAGCCGAGACAGATCTTCATATTAGCATACAGAAGACCAAAGTGCTCAAGGCCAATACAAAGACGTTGGCCAGCTTGATGGTTAACCACCAACCACTAGAGGACGTCAACTCCTTCATTTACCTGGGAAGTGAGGTTGCGAGTGATGGCAGATCAGAAGGAGATGTAAAGAGTAGAATAGGCAAGGCAAGAGATGCATTTGGCATGATGGGGGCCATATGGAGAGCACGTAACATCACACTCAAGACCAAAATACGGCTATTCAACTCGAGCATAAAAACCATACGGATCTGAGACGTGGAAAACAACAAAGAACCTCCTGAACAAGCTACAAGTCTTCATCAACCACTGCCTCAGACGTATTTTTAACATCAGATGGCCTgataaaataaagaacaaagagCTGTGGGGAAGAGCAAAACAGCCTGCAATAGAAGTGGAAATAAAGAAACGAAAATGGGGATGGATTGGGCACACATTGCGGAAACCGAGGAATTCCATCACACGCCAAGCTCTGCAGTGGAACCCACAGGGCAAACGTGGTAGAGGGAGACCAAGAAACACCTGGAGGAGGAGTGTCACAGCCGAAATGGAAAGATTTGGCTACAGATGGCAAGATCTGGAgaagctgacacagaacaggaCGAGGTGGAGAAATATTGTCAGTGGCCTATGCTCCTCCTTGGAGTAACAGGCCTAAGTAAAGTAGTAagtatgcataattacatgcaagtaaccctaagccaaaccctaatcctaaccctaaccatatagtatgtatagttatttaaaatgacttagtacttaaatttatacattataggacaccttaaaataaagtgtaaccacatATTCCATTCGTTGTAATTAACCACACAAAGTGCATTAAACaagcgattaattgcatccaaaataaatgtttttgtttacataatatatgtgtgtgtgtactttgtatatttattatgtttgtatgaatacacacacacagagtatatcttttgaaaatatttacatgtatttatatgtatatatttatattcatataatttatattatattatatataaatatatttaatagataaacataacatttttcttaaatataaacatgcatgtgtgtgtatttatatatacataattaatatacacagtacacacccACGTTATGTAagcaaaaacgtttattttggatgcgattaatcgtttgacagcactaaaatgaactgcagggggtttgtgagttgaatgaaaagctaataattaatgaactcctaaacatttttaaaagtaaaataaatcattttaaaataacagtaatcaaaacaaaacacttactaaaaaagttTTATGGTtatctgcatgtcatgtgaccaacatcagagaaccgtgaacatgcaaatgtgtgcaACATGCAAAGCGTGAAGAAATAACATTAATTTGtgctttttaatgtgtttgaaagaaaaaaacgaatacatggttaaataaccACTGAGTGATAACTGAGCGTTCAAATGTTGAGAAGACGCTTCTTAAAACGGACtggtctttgtgtgaatgtctaCAAAATCTGGAAGACTTTCTTAATGCATATaaacagtaggctattttagaaaggaaatttaaaagaagaattagggagaatcaataaattctgaataatttattgctattgtgtaaatatgtaatacataaaaagtaactgtagtctgattacaagtattttgaaatgtaatctaattacaagtacttcatTTTTGGCATCTGATTAAATAATCCAGAATACATGTAATCTGTTACTCAGCACTGAAGCTGCATCATCAGATTACGCTTTTCCGTTTTCTCCACCATGTTCACGTGGCTCTACACCTTCTTATAAAGCACTAAGCCCATCAATAAAGCTGAACTCTTTATTAAAGAAGCTTGATATGACACAGGGCCCAGTGGGACGGGGGTTTGGAGTTTGGGTGTGGATGAGTATCAGTACGGATGGCTTCCACCTCAGACGTGTTTCCCCTCACGCATCTGTAACACTAGCCTGATTGTTGGCTGTGCTCTTCGGCCTGAGCTCCGCAGGACACGGCCCAGCTGTTGGGAGTGAGAGCAGCTGAATTAAGACGAGGCTTTCATCTCTCACAGTACGCTTGTTCTCTCACGGCCCGCAAACCAGCCTCTCGGGGTGTCGTGTTGACCTCTCTTACGGAGGCGGGGAGCATTTCGAGTTTTAGTCCTGTTTGAAACAAATGCCGTCATCTGAACGGTTTCAGGTTGaggtttttgtattgtatcgtCCTTTTGAACCATTTAATTGTCTTGTCAAGTTCGAGAAAGTATTTAAACAGGAAGCTGGGGCtgttatatatgcatatacacacaataattattattattatcactagTAATTactatttcttttatttaatttttattcttactgtctattattttatttatctatattgtgttatattatattatattatattatatattatatattatagccAGTATTTTAATCTGTtacaaatatatacttttattttattttatttttcagattaTGGAAATAGGTTGTTGGGAGAACTGTCTAAGGGCTTGTCgtctttaatttaattaattttttaattatattgaattaatttttttttttgctcaccTGTCACCCTTTACTCTAGATATTGTCATCTGCCATTGAAAAACCTATCGACCACTATACAGCAATTTATTCTTAATTTGATCTTCAAGCTTTATTCTCATTGTGTTGTAGCCTTTTGTCATCCACGATATGGAGACGCTGCAGTTGGCCGAACAGACTCTTGTGGCCAAGATGGTGGGCTCTTCTGGGGCTCTGCTGAGTAAAGACGCGGAGGTTCGAATATTCCACTGCTGCCAGTGCACTTCGGTCGAGACGGTGACTGAACTGACTGAATTCGCCAAGTCCGTGCCTGGCTTCTCAAACTTGGACTTAAATGACCAGGTTAGAGCCAAAAATGAGCACCACGTCCTGTAAACACTTTAGGCTTCATGAAAGTGAAAATCTTCAGATATGCACATATTGCATAAACATCTTTATTAAATGCAGCCTGTTTTCTCCGACAGGTGACATTATTAAAGTACGGCGTCCATGAGGCTCTCTTCGCCATGTTGGCATCATGCATGAATAAAGACGGTCTTCTGGTCGCGTACGGCAGCGGCTTCATCACCAGAGAGT
This genomic stretch from Onychostoma macrolepis isolate SWU-2019 chromosome 25, ASM1243209v1, whole genome shotgun sequence harbors:
- the pparab gene encoding peroxisome proliferator-activated receptor alpha b isoform X2 — protein: MSHNAIRFGRMPQSEKLRLKAEILTGEREVEDPQLADQKTLAKQIYEAYLKNFSMNKSKARTILTGKTSTPPFVIHDMETLQLAEQTLVAKMVGSSGALLSKDAEVRIFHCCQCTSVETVTELTEFAKSVPGFSNLDLNDQVTLLKYGVHEALFAMLASCMNKDGLLVAYGSGFITREFLKSLRRPFSEMMEPKFQFAMKFNSLELDDSDLALFVAAIICCGDRPGLVNVPHIERMQESIVNVLHLHLKSNHPDNGFLFPKLLQKLVDLRQLVTEHAQLVQEIKKTEDTSLHPLLQEIYRDMY